From Pelosinus fermentans DSM 17108, the proteins below share one genomic window:
- the xerD gene encoding site-specific tyrosine recombinase XerD yields the protein MEGYVNEFINYLAVERGLAQNTLESYGRDLHQFQMYLQNGNMEILKDSNRTTILSYLSSLQSKGRAVSTISRNLAAIKSFYQYLVRERYLEKDPAANLESPKLEKKLPKVLSITEVEELLKQPSGFLPTGLRDKAMLELLYATGIRVSELISLNISDVNLDMGYIKCYGKGAKERIVPLGSIAAKCVQDYIGKGRSKLIRTYEEAALFVNHHGNRLTRQGFWKIIKKYAQEADINKAITPHTLRHSFATHLLENGADLRSVQEMLGHADISTTQIYTHVTKNRLKEVYDKTHPRA from the coding sequence ATGGAAGGTTATGTTAATGAGTTTATTAACTATCTTGCAGTTGAACGAGGTTTAGCGCAAAATACGCTAGAATCATATGGACGTGATTTACATCAATTCCAAATGTATTTACAAAACGGCAACATGGAAATTCTGAAGGACTCAAATCGCACTACCATCCTCAGTTATTTAAGTAGTCTTCAATCGAAAGGTCGGGCAGTCTCCACGATCTCACGTAACCTTGCTGCCATAAAATCTTTTTATCAATATTTGGTACGTGAGCGTTATTTAGAAAAGGACCCTGCTGCTAATCTTGAGTCACCTAAACTTGAGAAGAAGTTGCCAAAAGTCCTTAGTATTACAGAGGTTGAAGAACTTCTAAAGCAACCGAGTGGTTTTTTACCTACAGGACTAAGGGATAAAGCAATGTTAGAACTTTTATATGCAACAGGAATTCGAGTATCGGAGTTAATTTCTTTAAATATTTCGGATGTTAATTTAGATATGGGATATATAAAATGTTATGGTAAAGGCGCAAAAGAGCGAATCGTACCCTTAGGATCCATAGCCGCTAAATGTGTGCAAGATTATATCGGTAAGGGACGTTCCAAATTAATACGTACATATGAAGAGGCAGCTCTCTTTGTCAATCATCATGGAAATAGGCTTACGAGACAAGGATTTTGGAAAATCATTAAGAAATATGCACAAGAAGCTGATATTAATAAGGCAATCACTCCTCATACGTTACGTCATTCTTTTGCAACACATTTATTAGAAAATGGTGCTGATTTACGATCGGTACAAGAAATGCTTGGTCATGCCGATATTTCTACTACACAGATTTATACTCATGTTACTAAAAACCGTTTAAAAGAAGTGTATGATAAAACGCATCCCCGAGCATAA
- the spoIVB gene encoding SpoIVB peptidase, whose amino-acid sequence MRNSKCRSFMGICIAALIIAFSFSPQFRTVYGLPPHMRIIEGEVALFNVNFPLTLTIHPDLEKNIKEESPSKYALSRSVFLESLKLGKSTVEFKLLGIIPIRTVQVDVLPPIELVPGGHSIGVVLHSRGVIIVGHSPVPIGNEEYVTPAKDAGINIGDVIMSINGISVQSDSQVAEIIDSSGKQNEQLNILLKRGEEQIHINLAPILCNDTKRYRIGLFVRDSAAGVGTLSFYDPKSRAYGALGHIITDSDTNQPIDCEQGKIVSASVSGIQHSKRGQPGEKIGIFINEDHLLGNIDKNTKFGIYGKLVDEVPNELYSEAIPVASMNQIQTGYAEILTVVDGQTIKRFSIDIQKVNLQEAPEGKGLVIKVTDPELLEKTGGIVQGMSGSPIIQNGKLVGAVTHVFVHDPTRGYGCFIEWMLIESGIVPKAGKQSARKLFTFSGFSFSVGVEVPPVLKSLWS is encoded by the coding sequence ATGAGGAATAGTAAGTGTCGTTCCTTCATGGGAATATGTATTGCAGCGTTAATTATTGCATTTAGTTTTTCACCACAATTTCGTACTGTTTATGGTTTACCGCCTCATATGCGCATTATTGAAGGAGAAGTCGCGTTATTTAATGTTAATTTTCCCTTAACTCTCACGATTCATCCAGATTTAGAAAAAAATATCAAAGAAGAATCTCCTTCAAAGTATGCATTGTCAAGGTCAGTCTTTTTAGAAAGTTTAAAGCTAGGAAAATCTACGGTTGAGTTTAAGCTTTTAGGTATAATACCCATACGAACGGTACAAGTGGATGTACTGCCGCCCATTGAATTAGTACCTGGAGGGCATTCTATCGGTGTTGTGTTGCATTCTCGCGGAGTCATTATTGTTGGACATTCTCCAGTTCCAATTGGTAATGAAGAATATGTAACTCCAGCTAAGGATGCAGGTATTAATATTGGTGATGTTATTATGAGTATTAATGGCATTTCTGTTCAAAGTGATAGTCAAGTAGCCGAAATTATTGATAGTAGTGGTAAACAAAACGAACAACTCAATATTTTATTAAAACGTGGAGAAGAACAAATTCATATTAACTTAGCACCAATATTATGTAATGATACCAAAAGATATAGAATTGGCTTATTTGTACGTGATAGTGCAGCTGGAGTTGGTACATTATCATTTTATGACCCTAAATCCCGTGCTTATGGTGCTTTAGGACATATCATTACAGATAGTGATACGAATCAGCCCATTGACTGTGAACAAGGGAAAATCGTATCTGCATCAGTATCGGGAATACAGCATAGTAAACGTGGTCAGCCAGGAGAAAAGATCGGTATTTTTATAAATGAAGATCATTTGTTAGGTAATATTGATAAAAACACAAAATTTGGAATATACGGAAAATTAGTTGACGAAGTTCCAAATGAGCTTTATTCTGAAGCAATACCAGTGGCTTCTATGAATCAAATTCAAACAGGTTATGCAGAAATATTAACCGTGGTAGATGGACAAACCATTAAACGTTTTAGTATTGACATCCAGAAAGTAAACTTACAAGAAGCTCCAGAAGGTAAAGGACTCGTTATTAAAGTCACGGATCCTGAATTATTAGAAAAAACAGGTGGAATCGTACAAGGAATGAGTGGCAGTCCAATTATACAAAATGGTAAGTTAGTAGGTGCAGTGACTCATGTATTCGTCCATGATCCAACTAGAGGATATGGATGTTTTATTGAATGGATGTTAATTGAAAGTGGAATCGTGCCTAAAGCAGGAAAGCAATCTGCCAGAAAACTTTTTACGTTTTCTGGTTTTTCTTTTTCTGTAGGAGTTGAAGTACCTCCTGTGCTCAAATCGTTATGGAGCTAA
- the spoIIM gene encoding stage II sporulation protein M, producing MLAYFRQNFSVYLKANIVAYFFMILILVIGIVIGALAVKILPDDQKGELISYLHMFFTGLSQGNNDASSNNMIGMVMFNNVKTVVLMWILGFTIIGVPFVLFILFTRGFIIGFTVGFLVNEYVMRGLLFAFASILPHNLLAVPAMLVLGVSATTFSLMLVRRKTYDKINIWYEAVRYSMVCIIVLAVMLVAALLEVYISPVFMKLAATFLTKQ from the coding sequence ATGCTAGCTTATTTTCGTCAAAACTTTAGTGTTTATTTAAAAGCAAATATCGTTGCGTATTTCTTTATGATTCTTATATTGGTTATTGGGATAGTAATAGGCGCATTAGCTGTAAAAATACTTCCTGATGACCAGAAGGGCGAGCTTATTAGTTATCTTCATATGTTCTTCACCGGATTATCACAAGGAAATAATGATGCTTCCTCCAATAATATGATAGGCATGGTTATGTTTAATAATGTCAAAACAGTTGTTTTAATGTGGATATTAGGATTTACTATCATTGGTGTCCCCTTTGTACTATTCATTTTATTTACGCGAGGTTTTATTATTGGATTTACCGTGGGATTTCTAGTAAATGAATATGTCATGAGAGGATTGTTATTTGCTTTTGCTTCGATATTACCCCATAATCTTCTCGCAGTTCCAGCCATGCTGGTATTAGGGGTATCTGCCACAACATTCTCACTCATGTTAGTGCGCCGCAAAACCTACGATAAAATTAATATATGGTATGAAGCGGTGCGATATTCTATGGTGTGCATAATTGTATTGGCTGTCATGTTGGTTGCAGCTTTACTAGAAGTATATATTTCACCAGTATTTATGAAATTAGCTGCAACTTTCTTAACAAAACAATAA
- the spo0A gene encoding sporulation transcription factor Spo0A, protein MIKETIKVAIADDNREFVGIVQEYLTQQVDFQLVGIAYNGEQILSIIEEKSPDVVILDIIMPHLDGIGVLERLNTLSAKRPKIIMLTAFGQESITQRVVELGADYYILKPFNMDVLASRIRQLATTITAQRPVVAQAIKARPIDVEVTNIIREIGIPAHIKGYQYLRDAIMMIITEIDLLGAVTKVLYPMIAEKYATTPSRVERAIRHAIEVAWSRGNMDMINRLFGYTVKLEKGKPTNSEFMAMIADKLRMEMRV, encoded by the coding sequence GTGATTAAAGAAACAATTAAAGTAGCTATTGCTGATGACAACCGAGAGTTTGTTGGAATTGTTCAGGAATATCTTACTCAACAGGTGGATTTTCAATTGGTTGGCATAGCATATAATGGAGAACAGATCTTATCAATAATTGAGGAGAAAAGTCCTGATGTGGTAATTTTAGATATTATAATGCCGCATCTTGATGGTATCGGTGTGTTAGAACGTCTTAATACACTATCAGCTAAACGTCCTAAAATAATTATGCTTACTGCATTTGGTCAGGAAAGTATCACTCAGCGTGTAGTAGAGCTGGGCGCTGATTATTATATATTAAAGCCATTTAACATGGATGTACTGGCCAGTAGAATTAGACAATTAGCTACTACGATTACGGCTCAGCGTCCAGTGGTAGCTCAAGCTATAAAAGCTCGGCCGATAGACGTAGAGGTCACTAATATCATTCGTGAGATTGGTATACCCGCCCATATTAAAGGCTATCAATATTTACGTGATGCAATCATGATGATAATAACAGAAATTGATTTATTGGGAGCTGTAACCAAAGTACTCTATCCTATGATTGCAGAGAAATATGCTACTACACCTAGCCGGGTGGAAAGAGCTATTAGGCATGCCATTGAAGTAGCGTGGAGCCGTGGTAATATGGACATGATTAACCGTTTGTTTGGCTATACTGTAAAACTTGAAAAAGGAAAACCTACAAATTCTGAATTTATGGCGATGATTGCTGATAAATTGAGAATGGAGATGCGAGTATAA
- the spoIIAA gene encoding anti-sigma F factor antagonist encodes MNIVTSLKRGVLLVRVEGELDMHVANEFRETVDHALELSGVKHVLFNLEAVKFIDSSGLGVLLGRYKKISGLGGIMSATQIQPQVLQIFELSGLLKIIKLYHSEKEALECL; translated from the coding sequence TTGAATATAGTCACTTCACTGAAACGAGGTGTTTTATTAGTACGAGTCGAAGGAGAGTTAGATATGCATGTTGCTAATGAATTTAGAGAAACCGTAGATCATGCATTAGAATTAAGCGGGGTAAAACACGTGTTGTTTAATTTAGAAGCGGTAAAGTTTATTGATAGTTCTGGTTTAGGGGTTTTATTAGGACGTTACAAAAAAATTAGTGGTTTAGGTGGTATTATGTCTGCCACTCAGATTCAGCCACAAGTATTACAGATTTTTGAATTATCTGGACTCTTAAAGATTATTAAACTATACCATTCTGAAAAAGAAGCACTAGAATGCTTATGA
- a CDS encoding NUDIX hydrolase, which translates to MSNLIEKSLVSKEVFKGNLLNVFSDQVELPNGKKASREYIKHPGAVAVVPITQEGKIVLVRQYRYPIGKLLLEVPAGKLDKGEQPDECALRELEEETGYVAKNIKKIASIYTTPGFTDEIIHLYRAENLILSKPSPDEDEFLDVELYTKEEIKEMIADGRINDAKSMLALLLAGI; encoded by the coding sequence ATGAGTAACTTAATAGAAAAATCCTTAGTTTCAAAAGAAGTTTTTAAAGGTAATTTGCTTAATGTATTCTCTGATCAAGTAGAATTACCAAATGGTAAAAAAGCATCACGAGAATATATTAAACACCCAGGAGCAGTTGCAGTTGTGCCAATTACACAAGAAGGAAAGATTGTATTAGTTAGACAATATCGCTATCCGATTGGGAAGTTGCTATTGGAAGTACCTGCTGGGAAATTAGATAAGGGTGAACAACCTGATGAATGTGCATTGCGAGAGCTGGAAGAAGAAACGGGTTATGTGGCTAAGAATATAAAGAAGATCGCATCCATTTATACAACTCCCGGTTTTACTGACGAAATAATACATCTTTATCGTGCTGAAAATTTGATATTATCTAAGCCATCTCCAGATGAAGATGAGTTCTTAGATGTAGAACTTTATACCAAAGAAGAAATAAAAGAGATGATTGCCGATGGAAGAATCAATGATGCAAAAAGTATGCTGGCATTATTATTAGCAGGAATATAA
- the spoIIAB gene encoding anti-sigma F factor — MAIKNQITMSIRSLSENVGIARVSTAAFAAQVDFTLNEIEEIKVAVSEAVSNAVIHGYEYQDGEIEIKMTLYEDQLEYIIVDHGKGIADIALARQPSYSSDPERMGLGFAFMESFMDELYIESEVNKGTLVRMVKKTLLKTEH, encoded by the coding sequence ATGGCAATAAAAAATCAGATTACTATGAGTATTCGAAGTCTTAGCGAAAACGTTGGTATTGCCAGGGTGAGTACTGCTGCTTTTGCAGCTCAAGTGGATTTTACTTTAAATGAAATCGAGGAAATAAAGGTTGCTGTATCAGAAGCAGTTTCCAACGCTGTCATACATGGATATGAGTACCAAGATGGAGAAATTGAAATTAAGATGACTTTATATGAGGATCAATTAGAATATATTATTGTAGATCATGGCAAAGGTATTGCTGATATTGCATTAGCACGTCAGCCGTCCTATTCTAGTGATCCAGAACGTATGGGCTTAGGCTTTGCTTTTATGGAGTCTTTCATGGATGAACTTTATATTGAGTCGGAAGTTAATAAGGGAACACTGGTGAGAATGGTGAAAAAAACTTTGCTTAAGACAGAGCATTAG
- the sigF gene encoding RNA polymerase sporulation sigma factor SigF translates to MLEDEEIKKLLHKAQAGDQIAKEYILENNINLVRSVVHRFTNRGYEWDDLFQLGCIGLVKAIERFDTKFSVKFSTYAVPMIIGEIRRFIRDDNPVKVSRPVKELAYKVHRTQERLQGILGRDPTITEIAKELSLAPQEVVAALEAIQTPTSLYANVFHDDGDPILLLDQMKYCEEEDSAYFEKLALKEIVLRLPEKERLVIHLRFFADKTQAEVAQIIGLSQVQISRIEKQALKLMKEFMQTS, encoded by the coding sequence ATGCTTGAAGATGAAGAAATCAAAAAATTACTACATAAAGCACAAGCTGGTGATCAAATTGCTAAGGAATATATTTTAGAAAATAATATCAATTTGGTACGAAGTGTGGTGCATCGCTTTACAAACCGCGGCTATGAATGGGATGATTTATTTCAATTAGGCTGTATCGGTTTGGTCAAAGCAATTGAACGTTTTGACACAAAATTTAGTGTTAAGTTTTCAACTTATGCAGTGCCAATGATTATTGGAGAAATCCGACGATTTATCCGAGATGATAATCCAGTGAAAGTTAGCCGCCCAGTAAAAGAATTGGCATATAAGGTACACCGTACTCAAGAAAGATTGCAAGGAATACTCGGACGAGATCCAACCATAACGGAAATTGCAAAGGAGCTGAGCCTGGCACCGCAAGAAGTCGTGGCTGCTCTAGAAGCAATTCAGACACCGACATCCTTATATGCTAATGTCTTTCATGATGATGGTGATCCAATACTGTTGTTGGATCAAATGAAGTATTGTGAGGAAGAAGACAGCGCTTACTTTGAAAAATTAGCATTAAAAGAAATTGTATTACGTCTACCAGAAAAAGAACGCCTTGTAATTCATTTACGTTTCTTTGCTGATAAAACCCAAGCAGAAGTAGCCCAAATAATAGGATTATCCCAAGTACAAATATCTAGAATTGAAAAACAAGCTTTAAAACTCATGAAAGAATTTATGCAGACCTCATAA
- a CDS encoding D-alanyl-D-alanine carboxypeptidase family protein: protein MFRFIQPKIVMILTCLLVLLSTCNPILQAAENKKVSGAGLETIAQSAVLMDGNGTVLFEKDSHKRLPPASVTKSMTLLLAVEAVEQGRVSLTDRVTITENAWHQGGSQIWLEPGEQMTLHELMIAMAVVSANDAAVAVMEHIYGSQAAAVDAMNERSAALGLNDTHFANVNGLPTPDHYMSAFDTALIAKEAVKHPFYMELCSIKEYWLRDGKNWLVNTNKLLWWYKGADGLKTGWTQEAQYCFAGTAKRDGLRLISVVFATPDPRSHLRESMKLLDWGFANFAAMPIINSGAVVERVKVSKGMEKELQLVASEDLTLLLSKGENKNLQKQVVADSTITAPIVQGQKCGELLVLRDGKEIGKVDLVAEKNIEKASLMKTLQNMFTNLFSIT, encoded by the coding sequence ATGTTTCGATTCATCCAACCTAAAATCGTAATGATTCTTACGTGCCTACTGGTGTTATTGAGTACTTGTAATCCCATCTTACAAGCAGCTGAAAACAAGAAAGTATCAGGCGCAGGATTAGAAACAATTGCCCAGTCGGCTGTTTTAATGGATGGGAATGGGACTGTTTTATTCGAAAAAGATTCACATAAACGTTTACCTCCAGCAAGTGTAACAAAATCAATGACGTTGCTATTAGCAGTAGAAGCTGTTGAGCAAGGACGGGTGAGTTTAACAGACCGAGTAACAATTACCGAGAATGCCTGGCATCAAGGTGGCTCACAGATATGGCTAGAACCTGGCGAACAGATGACTTTGCATGAATTAATGATTGCCATGGCAGTAGTTAGTGCAAACGATGCTGCAGTTGCTGTTATGGAACACATCTATGGCAGTCAAGCAGCTGCTGTAGATGCTATGAATGAGCGCAGTGCTGCTTTAGGACTTAACGATACTCATTTTGCAAATGTAAATGGTTTGCCAACTCCAGATCATTATATGAGTGCCTTTGATACAGCATTGATTGCTAAAGAGGCAGTGAAACATCCTTTCTATATGGAACTATGTAGCATTAAAGAATATTGGTTACGGGATGGGAAGAATTGGCTGGTAAATACGAACAAATTATTATGGTGGTATAAAGGTGCAGACGGATTAAAGACAGGTTGGACGCAAGAAGCTCAATATTGCTTTGCTGGTACAGCGAAACGTGATGGATTACGATTGATTTCTGTAGTTTTTGCTACACCTGATCCAAGATCACATTTAAGGGAGAGTATGAAGCTGCTTGACTGGGGATTTGCTAATTTTGCAGCAATGCCTATTATCAATTCAGGTGCAGTAGTAGAAAGAGTAAAAGTAAGTAAAGGAATGGAAAAGGAACTTCAATTAGTAGCTTCTGAAGATTTAACATTATTATTAAGTAAGGGAGAAAATAAGAATTTACAAAAACAAGTAGTTGCTGATTCAACTATAACAGCTCCAATTGTGCAAGGTCAAAAATGTGGAGAATTGTTAGTATTGCGAGATGGTAAAGAAATCGGCAAAGTCGATTTAGTGGCAGAAAAAAATATTGAAAAAGCAAGTTTGATGAAGACATTGCAAAATATGTTTACTAATTTATTTTCTATAACATAA
- a CDS encoding pyrimidine-nucleoside phosphorylase has product MRVLDVITKKRDGLVLTDLEIKYLIHAYTNDEIPDYQMAAWLMAVFFKGMTVEETASLTMAMATSGNMIDLSAVSGIKVDKHSTGGVADTTTLVLAPLVAAAGVPVAKMSGRGLGFTGGTIDKLDAIAGFKTALKPDEFIHNLQRHNVAIIGQSADIAPADGKIYALRDVTATIESIPLIASSIMSKKIAAGADKILLDVKVGNGAFMKSMEDAVMLAETMVHIGQLVGRETRAVLSSMDEPLGQAIGNSLEVEEAIAILDGRGEQALRHVCLFLGAQMLNMAGLESDVKVGYENLNTLIKNKAALHKFKEFINAQGGNVDVVDNPKALPQAKIETKVICSEEGYIQKIDAAKLGYCAMRLGAGREYKGQEIDLSAGIILEKRVGDHIEKGQTLCTIYANNEAKIKEVQSLLVDAIKIDTKQVPKTNLILGVVDHYGFKNT; this is encoded by the coding sequence ATGAGAGTATTAGATGTCATTACAAAAAAGCGTGATGGCCTTGTGCTTACAGATTTGGAAATTAAATATTTGATCCATGCCTATACCAATGATGAAATACCTGACTATCAGATGGCGGCATGGCTAATGGCAGTCTTTTTTAAAGGGATGACTGTGGAAGAAACGGCATCCTTAACTATGGCTATGGCTACATCAGGTAATATGATTGATTTGAGTGCTGTATCCGGCATTAAAGTAGATAAGCATAGTACAGGCGGTGTTGCCGATACTACAACCTTAGTTTTAGCGCCTCTGGTGGCTGCAGCTGGAGTCCCTGTTGCAAAAATGTCTGGACGGGGATTAGGTTTTACAGGTGGAACCATTGATAAATTAGATGCTATTGCTGGATTTAAAACAGCCTTAAAGCCGGATGAATTTATTCATAATTTGCAAAGACATAATGTGGCTATAATTGGACAAAGTGCTGATATTGCACCAGCTGATGGTAAAATATATGCACTGCGGGATGTTACTGCAACAATTGAGAGCATACCTCTTATTGCATCTTCAATCATGAGTAAAAAAATTGCTGCTGGTGCTGATAAAATTTTACTGGATGTAAAAGTCGGTAATGGTGCTTTTATGAAAAGTATGGAAGATGCCGTAATGTTAGCTGAAACGATGGTACATATTGGTCAATTGGTGGGTCGGGAAACTAGAGCAGTGCTAAGTAGTATGGATGAACCTTTAGGACAAGCCATTGGTAATAGTTTGGAAGTTGAAGAGGCTATTGCAATATTAGATGGGCGTGGTGAGCAAGCGTTAAGGCATGTATGTCTATTTCTAGGAGCTCAAATGCTGAATATGGCAGGCCTTGAATCAGATGTGAAAGTTGGTTATGAAAACTTAAATACGCTAATAAAGAATAAAGCGGCACTACATAAATTCAAAGAATTCATAAATGCCCAAGGTGGAAATGTGGATGTTGTCGATAATCCAAAAGCATTGCCACAAGCAAAAATTGAAACTAAGGTGATCTGCTCTGAGGAAGGCTACATACAAAAAATTGATGCTGCGAAACTTGGTTATTGTGCTATGAGACTAGGAGCAGGTCGTGAATATAAAGGACAAGAAATTGATTTATCTGCTGGTATCATACTAGAGAAACGTGTAGGCGATCATATTGAAAAAGGTCAAACTCTTTGTACAATTTATGCCAATAATGAAGCAAAAATAAAAGAAGTACAATCATTACTGGTAGATGCAATAAAAATTGATACTAAGCAAGTACCCAAAACAAACCTAATTTTAGGCGTAGTTGATCATTATGGCTTTAAGAATACGTAA
- a CDS encoding dodecin family protein, whose protein sequence is MCKLLENPIINQGGNGMVVKVIELVGTSSHNWTDAVDNAVMEASRSIDDILGVEVTNFTANIDNGHIAEYKADVKVAFKVNH, encoded by the coding sequence ATGTGCAAACTATTGGAGAATCCTATAATTAATCAAGGAGGTAATGGCATGGTTGTAAAAGTAATTGAGTTAGTTGGCACATCTAGCCATAACTGGACAGATGCAGTAGACAACGCGGTAATGGAAGCTTCTAGATCGATTGATGATATACTAGGCGTCGAAGTAACTAACTTTACTGCTAATATTGACAATGGACATATTGCAGAATACAAAGCGGATGTAAAAGTTGCATTTAAAGTGAATCATTAA
- the recN gene encoding DNA repair protein RecN: MLKSLTVTNFALIEQAVVEFDEGLNILTGETGAGKSILIDALSIILGNRASVDSIRTGCDFFRVEAVFDISKLTSIYKIIDEQGITIEDDAVVIISRRFSKQGKNSILINGCHITVNTLRQIGEKLVDMHGQHENQALLRPESYLFLLDAFDDKIKVELEQYRQIYQRWLEVIKQQAELAQNSRERAQRIDMLSWQTKEIALAQLKPGEDEEIERQIPVLANVEKITTAVNRSYILLEQGTAGVQGILPALAEVKHELEVIARYDNRIQEQLTAVSDALYQLEESCTDLRVYGDEIDFDPHKLVTLQERMDVIYKLKKKYGTTIIEILQYYEKSLAELEDIHNYDQTIANLNQQQKTLEEMLHSYCEKLHALREQSSKILSEQISKHLADLGMTNATFDIRVIPRPDFTFHGADEVSFLFSANLGEQTKPLYKIASGGELSRIALAIKTVCAYRDAVGIMVFDEIDAGIGGQAGHMVAEKVAKVACARQVLCITHLPQIACMADRHIYIKKQIEGERTNTIITVLTKEEQLLELTRMISGNEITPIALENAKQIFKTALIKKEKWKNKAQA, translated from the coding sequence GTGTTAAAATCATTGACTGTTACTAATTTTGCATTAATTGAACAAGCCGTGGTAGAGTTTGATGAAGGGTTAAATATACTAACTGGAGAAACAGGTGCAGGGAAATCAATTCTAATTGATGCTTTAAGTATCATTTTAGGAAATCGAGCTTCTGTTGATTCGATTCGAACAGGCTGCGATTTTTTTAGAGTTGAGGCAGTATTTGATATTTCTAAATTAACTTCTATTTATAAAATAATCGATGAGCAAGGCATTACTATTGAAGATGATGCAGTAGTAATTATTAGCCGTCGTTTCTCTAAACAGGGTAAAAATAGCATTTTAATTAACGGCTGTCATATTACTGTAAATACATTGCGGCAAATTGGTGAAAAACTTGTTGATATGCATGGTCAACATGAAAATCAAGCCTTATTACGTCCAGAATCTTATTTATTCCTACTAGATGCTTTTGATGATAAAATTAAAGTAGAATTGGAACAGTATCGTCAAATCTATCAAAGGTGGCTTGAAGTAATCAAACAGCAGGCAGAACTTGCACAAAACTCTCGAGAAAGAGCTCAACGCATTGATATGTTAAGTTGGCAAACCAAAGAAATAGCGTTAGCCCAATTAAAACCCGGTGAAGATGAGGAGATTGAGCGGCAAATTCCCGTATTGGCGAATGTTGAGAAAATTACAACTGCAGTCAATCGATCCTATATTTTATTGGAACAAGGTACTGCTGGAGTACAAGGTATTTTACCAGCTTTGGCTGAAGTAAAGCATGAATTGGAAGTGATTGCCCGTTATGATAATCGCATACAGGAACAATTAACTGCTGTAAGTGATGCGTTATATCAATTAGAAGAAAGCTGCACCGATTTACGCGTATATGGTGATGAAATTGATTTTGATCCCCATAAATTAGTTACATTACAAGAACGTATGGATGTAATTTATAAATTAAAGAAAAAATATGGAACAACTATTATAGAAATATTGCAATATTACGAAAAATCTCTTGCTGAGCTGGAAGATATACATAATTATGATCAGACAATCGCTAACTTAAATCAACAACAAAAGACTTTAGAAGAAATGTTACATTCTTACTGCGAAAAGCTTCATGCTCTAAGAGAACAATCATCTAAAATATTATCAGAGCAGATTAGTAAACATTTAGCGGATTTAGGAATGACAAATGCGACATTTGATATTCGAGTTATACCTCGTCCAGATTTTACTTTTCATGGTGCTGATGAAGTAAGTTTCTTGTTTTCCGCCAACCTTGGTGAGCAGACTAAACCGCTATATAAAATTGCGTCTGGTGGAGAACTTTCCCGTATTGCTCTAGCAATAAAAACAGTTTGTGCCTATCGTGATGCTGTTGGTATTATGGTCTTTGATGAAATTGATGCAGGAATTGGCGGACAGGCTGGGCATATGGTAGCCGAAAAGGTAGCTAAAGTAGCTTGTGCCAGACAAGTCTTGTGCATTACTCATTTGCCTCAGATTGCTTGTATGGCTGATCGCCATATTTATATAAAGAAACAAATTGAGGGTGAGAGGACAAATACAATCATTACGGTACTTACAAAAGAGGAGCAATTATTAGAATTAACGCGAATGATTTCGGGCAATGAGATTACACCAATTGCATTGGAGAATGCGAAACAAATATTTAAAACCGCACTGATAAAAAAAGAAAAATGGAAAAATAAAGCGCAAGCATAA